The Accipiter gentilis chromosome 7, bAccGen1.1, whole genome shotgun sequence genome includes a region encoding these proteins:
- the LOC126040869 gene encoding carbonic anhydrase 15-like: MGSQGLGITFLTLPLVVRAAAGGQWCYDSQDPKCGPSHWKELKATCGGDKQSPVNIDRRRLQRDSGLGDILFEGYDQAPPGKWRLANNGHTVVLSLASELASEHITISGGGLPSRYRALQLHFHWGSPAGNGSEHTLDGHQLPMELHIVHINVKYRTLAEAKGHPNGLAVLGFFFQVSETPNANYNTIVAGLRNVSQAGDSVDLASTFRLSTLLPHAGQLSGYYRYQGSLTTPDCSEVVVWTVFEEPVEIGREQLRAFVSTLHFPAAGPTLLKMTNNFRPPQPLRSRKIFASRAATASGGSPCRGCHQLISPLLLLASLGPFSPTP; the protein is encoded by the exons ATGGGGTCGCAGGGGCTGGGGATAACTTTTCTGACTTTGCCTCTCGTCGTGAGAGCAGCAGCGGGAG GGCAGTGGTGTTATGACTCGCAGGACCCCAAATGTG gACCCAGCCACTGGAAGGAGCTGAAAGCCACGTGCGGCGGCGACAAGCAGTCCCCTGTGAACATCGACAGGCGCCGGCTGCAGCGGGACAGCGGCCTCGGGGACATCCTCTTCGAGGGCTACGACCAGGCCCCACCGGGCAAGTGGAGGCTGGCAAACAACGGGCATACGG TGGTGCTGAGCCTGGCGAGTGAGTTGGCCTCTGAGCACATCACCATCAGCGGCGGGGGCCTCCCCAGCAGGTACCGCGCTCTGCAGCTCCACTTCCACTGGGGCAGCCCAGCCGGGAACGGCTCCGAGCACACCCTCGACGGGCACCAGCTCCCCATGGAG TTGCACATTGTCCACATCAATGTCAAGTACCGGACGCTGGCAGAGGCTAAGGGGCATCCCAACGGGCTGGCTGTCCTCGGCTTCTTCTTCCAG GTCTCTGAAACCCCTAACGCCAACTACAACACCATCGTGGCGGGGCTGAGGAACGTCTCCCAGGCTG GGGACTCTGTGGATTTGGCCTCCACCTTCCGTCTGAGCACCTTGCTGCCGCATGCCGGCCAGCTCTCTGGGTACTACCGCTACCAGGGATCCCTCACTACCCCTGACTGCAGCGAGGTCGTCGTCTGGACCGTCTTCGAGGAGCCGGTGGAGATCGGCCGGGAGCAG CTGCGGGCGTTTGTCAGCACCCTCCACTTCCCAGCTGCCGGTCCCACGCTCCTAAAAATGACCAACAACTTccgcccgccgcagcccctccgcAGCCGGAAGATCTTCGCCTCCAGGGCGGCCACAGCCAGCGGCGGGTCTCCGTGCAGGGGCTGCCACCAGCTCATctcccccctgctcctgctcGCCTCGCTCGGCCCCTTCTCACCAACCCCGTAG